The DNA sequence GTCTCCGAAGGTGGGGACCATCCCGTGCAGGTAGTACGGCAGAGCCCCGATCGCGGACGCGGCTATCCAGGATAGCGAGACGACCGCGAAAGCGTCCTTCGCGCTCACTCTTCCGTACCCCCTGTGCCTGCGTCCGGCCGCGTAGAGCAGCCCCGACGCGCACAGCCCGATCAGGATCGACTGGATTATGGCGACGTCGTCCCCGCTGCCGTCGCGCCACGACCAGGCCAGGGGCCAAAGCATCGACATGGAGACGATCGCGGTGATGAGGGAGAGCATCTTCGCCACGAGCCACGGGTTCACGGAGCGCGCCTCCCCGTATAGCGAGCCGGGCGAGCGATGCTCGACAGAGCCTTCATCCCGGCCCTACCTCCTCCACGTCCCCGGCATGAAGAGCAGCAGCACCGTGTACAGTTCAAGCCGTCCGAGCAGCATCAAGGCCGAGAATCCCCACTTCGCCGCCCGGGGCACGACCGAGTAGTTCTCCATCGGCCCTAACGAACCCAGGGCAGGGCCGACGTTTCCAAGCGTCGACGCCGTCCCTGTCACGGCTGTGGTGAAGTCCAGCCCCGTCAGGGTCATGAAGAAAGTCCCGCAGGTGAAGACCGTCATGTAAAGAATGAAGAACGAGGTCACCGAGGAGATGGCCTCCTCCTTGACCGGTTTGCCGCCGACCTTGATGTGCACGACTGCCCTCGGGTGCAGCAGCTCCTGCATCCCGGCGCGCATGTGACGCCAAAGCACGATAAGCCTGATGGTCTTGATGCCGCCGCCGGTGGAGCCTGCGCAACCGCCGGCGAACATCAGGAAGAAGAGCAGCATCCTGACGAAGGAGGGCCACAGCTCGTAGTCGGCGGTTATGAAGCCGGTGGTGGTGATCACGCTCACGACCTGGAACGCCCCGCGCCGTACGGCCTCCGTCGCCGAGGGGAAGACACCGGCGCGCATCAGCTCCGCGCTGACGGCGACGGTCGAGGCGAGCACGATCCCGGCGTAGACGCGGAACTCGTCGTTCTTAAAGAAGGCGGAGAGGTCGCCCCTTAAAAAACGGTAGTGCAGAACGAAGTTCGCACCCGCGAGGAACATGAATGCGGCGGTCACCCACTCGAAGTAGGCGGAGCCGTACTGGCCCAGGCTCTGGTTCAAAGTGGAGAACCCGCCCGTCGCCACCGTCCCGAAGGAGTGGACCAACGCGTCGAAGGCGCTCATGCCACCGAGCGAAAGAAGCGCTGCCTGAGCCGCGGTCAGCAGCGCGTAGACCCCCCACAGGCGGGCGGCCGTCTCCCTTATCCTGGGCGTCATCTTCTCCTTCGATGGCCCGGGGACCTCGGCCCTGAACATCTCCATGC is a window from the Synergistaceae bacterium genome containing:
- a CDS encoding TrkH family potassium uptake protein, with amino-acid sequence MTPRIRETAARLWGVYALLTAAQAALLSLGGMSAFDALVHSFGTVATGGFSTLNQSLGQYGSAYFEWVTAAFMFLAGANFVLHYRFLRGDLSAFFKNDEFRVYAGIVLASTVAVSAELMRAGVFPSATEAVRRGAFQVVSVITTTGFITADYELWPSFVRMLLFFLMFAGGCAGSTGGGIKTIRLIVLWRHMRAGMQELLHPRAVVHIKVGGKPVKEEAISSVTSFFILYMTVFTCGTFFMTLTGLDFTTAVTGTASTLGNVGPALGSLGPMENYSVVPRAAKWGFSALMLLGRLELYTVLLLFMPGTWRR